A portion of the Malania oleifera isolate guangnan ecotype guangnan chromosome 3, ASM2987363v1, whole genome shotgun sequence genome contains these proteins:
- the LOC131151295 gene encoding uncharacterized mitochondrial protein AtMg00810-like, with protein sequence MDKEIQALEQNHTRELTTLPPGKTLIGCSLFTALLVYVDDMIITGNDPTCVVTLKSILDAKFGIKDLESLKFFLGLEIARSKRGISLNQRKFALEILKETSMMGIKATNSLTEQQLKLLSQILAKPRVPHMQAAIRILQYIKGTPRQGILFPSDLDFQLKAYCDADWARCPDTRKSLMGYCVFLEML encoded by the exons ATGGATAAAGAAATTCAGGCCCTTGAACAAAATCATACTCGGGAGCTTACCACATTACCTCCTGGTAAAACCCTTATTGGGT GTTCTTTGTTTACAGCTTTATTGgtctatgtggatgacatgatcATCACAGGAAATGATCCCACTTGTGTAGTAACTTTGAAGTCAATTCTGGATGCTAAATTTGGAATTAAGGATCTTGAATCACTTAAGTTCTTCTTAGGACTTGAAATTGCTAGAAGCAAAAGGGGAATAAGCTTAAATCAAAGGAAGTTTGCTTTAGAAATTTTAAAGGAAACAAGCATGATGGGTATAAAAGCAACCAACTCTTTAACGGAACAACAATTGAAATT GCTAAGCCAAATTTTGGCAAAACCAAGAGTTCCTCATATGCAGGCTGCAATAAGAATCCTGCAATATATTAAAGGTACACCTAGACAAGGAATTTTATTTCCTAGTGATTTAGATTTTCAGCTAAAAGCATACTGTGATGCTGATTGGGCCAGATGCCCAGATACAAGGAAATCTCTTATGGGGTATTGTGTTTTCTTGGAGATGCTTTGA